The following proteins are co-located in the Diorhabda carinulata isolate Delta chromosome 4, icDioCari1.1, whole genome shotgun sequence genome:
- the LOC130893288 gene encoding GTP-binding nuclear protein Ran has translation MAAEQDMPTFKCVLVGDGGTGKTTFVKRHMTGEFEKKYVATLGVEVHPLVFHTNRGQIRFNVWDTAGQEKFGGLRDGYYIQGQCAIIMFDVTSRVTYKNVPNWHRDLVRVCENIPIVLCGNKVDIKDRKVKAKSIVFHRKKNLQYYDISAKSNYNFEKPFLWLARKLIGDPNLEFVAAPALLPPEVHMDPQLQEQIEKDLIEASETALPDDEEDL, from the exons ATGGCTGCTGAACAAGATATGCCGACTTTCAAATGTGTCTTGGTCGGTGATGGTGGTACCGGTAAAACAACATTCGTCAAAAGACACATGACTGGTGAATTCGAAAAGAAATATGTAGCAACTCTTGGAGTAGAAGTTCACCCTTTGGTTTTCCATACAAACCGCGGACAAATTCGGTTTAATGTATGGGATACAGCTGGACAAGAAAAATTCGGAGGGTTACGTGACGGTTACTATATTCAAGGACAATGTGCGATTATTATGTTTGATGTAACATCCAGAGTCACATATAAAAACGTACCCAACTGGCATAGGGATCTAGTAAGAGTTTGTGAGAATATTCCTATTGTGTTATGCGGGAACAAAGTCGATATCAAGGATAGAAAAGTTAAAGCTAAAAGCATCGTATTCCATAGGAAGAAGAACTTACAG taCTATGATATTTCCGCAAAATCtaattacaattttgaaaaacctTTCCTGTGGTTGGCAAGAAAACTCATTGGAGATCCCAACTTGGAATTCGTAGCCGCTCCAGCATTACTTCCCCCCGAAGTCCACATGGACCCACAATTGcaagaacaaattgaaaaagatCTTATCGAAGCTTCAGAAACTGCGTTGCCCGACGACGAAGAAGATTTGTAA
- the LOC130893286 gene encoding elongation factor Tu, mitochondrial — MTSIIVARTLAPAVHRSLKQLFTSGATTKIRNYCKTIQVATIQCNQKRFYSEKKVFERIKPHCNVGTIGHVDHGKTTLTAAITKVLAEQKLAKARQYADIDNAPEEKARGITINVAHIEYQTEDRHYGHTDCPGHADYIKNMITGAAQMDGAIMVVAATDGVMPQTREHLLLAKQIGVEHIVVFINKVDAADQEMVELVEIEIRELLTEMGFDGDNIPIIAGSALCALEGKNPEIGSEAVMKLLKEVDRYIPTPVRELDKPFLLPVEHTYSIPGRGTVVTGRLERGILKKGAECEFVGYNKVLKSVVTGIEMFHQILDEAHAGDQVGALVRGLKRDDVKRGMILAKPGTVKSHDHIEAQVYVLSKDEGGRTKPFTSFIQLQMFCRTWDCAAQVVVPDKEMVMPGEDSRLILKMMRPMVLEQGKRFTLRDGSQTLGTGVVTKTLPRLTENERMALTEGKKAREKKLASAK; from the exons ATGACTTCAATTATTGTTGCGAGAACTTTGGCACCTg CGGTACATCGTTCCCTCAAACAGTTATTTACAAGTGGGGCTACgacaaaaataagaaactatTGTAAAACTATACAAGTTGCCACTATTCAATGTAatcaaaaaaggttttattcCGAAAAAAAGGTGTTCGAACGTATCAAACCACATTGTAATGTCGGTACGATAGGTCATGTCGATCATGGTAAAACTACTCTCACGGCAGCAATAACCAAAGTTTTAGCAGAACAAAAATTGGCTAAAGCGCGCCAATATGCTGATATTGACAATGCACCAGAAGAAAAAGCAAGag GTATCACTATCAATGTCGCTCATATAGAATATCAAACAGAAGACAGACATTACGGGCATACCGATTGCCCAGGACATGccgattatataaaaaacatgatCACAGGAGCCGCTCAGATGGACGGAGCTATAATGGTAGTAGCGGCAACTGATGGTGTCATGCCTCAAACTAGAGAACATTTACTATTAGCCAAACAAATCGGTGTTGAACACATCGTGGTATTCATCAATAAAGTTGATGCTGCAGATCAAGAAATGGTGGAATTAGTAGAAATAGAAATTAGGGAATTATTAACAGAAATGGGTTTCGATGGAGATAATATCCCAATTATTGCTGGATCTGCTCTTTGTGCTTTGGAAGGAAAAAATCCTGAAATAG GTTCCGAAGCagttatgaaattattgaaagaagTTGATAGGTATATTCCCACTCCCGTAAGAGAATTAGACAAACCATTCTTGCTTCCAGTAGAACACACTTATTCAATTCCTGGAAGAGGTACTGTGGTAACTGGAAGATTAGAAAggggaattttgaaaaaaggagCTGAATGCGAATTTGTGGGATACAATAAAGTATTGAAAAGTGTTGTTACCGGTATAGAAATGTTCCATCAAATATTGGACGAAGCCCATGCTGGAGATCAAGTTGGAGCATTAGTTAGGGGATTGAAAAGGGATGATGTTAAGAGag gAATGATTCTGGCAAAACCTGGTACAGTTAAAAGTCACGATCATATAGAAGCTCAAGTATATGTACTAAGTAAAGACGAAGGTGGTCGTACAAAGCCATTCACATCATTCATACAGTTACAGATGTTCTGCAGAACATGGGATTGTGCTGCACAAGTTGTTGTTCCTGATAAGGAAATGGTTATGCCCGGAGAAGATTCTAG gttgatattgaaaatgatgaGACCAATGGTATTGGAACAAGGTAAAAGATTTACGTTGAGAGATGGATCACAGACGTTAGGAACGGGCGTAGTGACAAAAACTTTACCTCGTCTTACAGAAAACGAACGCATGGCTCTAACAGAAGGCAAAAAAGCCAGAGAAAAGAAACTGGCGTCTGCAAAATAA